One Sphingobacteriales bacterium genomic region harbors:
- a CDS encoding NADH:ubiquinone oxidoreductase — protein MLRTLKIMRSHGKQYVPDLKNVELAPLFRGRPEISEDITVEEINDVSKICPTDAIIADEFAIDLGKCVFCKECAFALPDKVRFTNDYKIATNNRNNLIIRKGAKSVDFDENVVRKEIRKLFKNALKLRQVSAGGDNSNEMELNAAGNVNFDMGRYGIEFVASPRHADGIVITGPITENMAEALQICFDAVPSPKIIILVGTDAISGGIFKDSKALNRSFLDKYPVDLFVPGNPAHPLSFVNGVLKLIGK, from the coding sequence ATGCTGAGAACTCTTAAAATAATGCGAAGTCACGGGAAACAGTATGTACCCGACTTAAAAAATGTGGAATTGGCTCCTCTGTTCAGGGGAAGACCTGAAATCAGCGAGGATATTACCGTTGAGGAGATTAATGATGTGTCAAAAATCTGCCCGACAGATGCTATTATAGCTGATGAATTTGCTATTGATCTTGGAAAATGTGTCTTTTGTAAGGAATGTGCATTTGCCTTGCCTGATAAAGTTCGGTTTACCAATGATTACAAAATAGCCACTAACAATCGCAATAACCTGATTATCAGAAAGGGAGCTAAATCTGTAGATTTTGATGAAAATGTAGTCAGGAAAGAAATCAGGAAGTTGTTTAAAAATGCTCTGAAACTCAGGCAAGTATCGGCAGGAGGCGACAACAGCAACGAAATGGAGTTGAATGCTGCCGGAAATGTCAACTTCGACATGGGTAGATACGGAATTGAGTTTGTTGCCTCACCCCGCCATGCTGACGGGATTGTTATCACCGGACCCATTACCGAAAACATGGCTGAAGCCCTACAGATTTGTTTTGATGCGGTTCCATCTCCCAAAATCATTATTCTTGTGGGAACTGATGCCATTAGCGGTGGTATTTTTAAAGATAGCAAAGCCCTGAACAGAAGTTTCTTGGACAAATATCCTGTTGACCTCTTTGTGCCCGGCAATCCTGCACATCCGTTAAGTTTTGTAAACGGGGTTTTAAAGTTGATTGGGAAGTAA